From a region of the Arvicanthis niloticus isolate mArvNil1 chromosome 6, mArvNil1.pat.X, whole genome shotgun sequence genome:
- the Hexim2 gene encoding protein HEXIM2, giving the protein MATLNHTNCNTASPAALEEAKTSGGLRSPQIAHEPHDFGGSQLLPPGREIQSEDEGTAPPGDGSSCNIRGSRTQSPGGGSVEAVLARKKHRRRPSKRKRHWRPYLELSWAEKQQRDERQSQRASRVREEMFAKGQPLAPYNTTQFLMNDRDLEEPNLDVLHGPSHAGSGGENEAGDSDGQGRAHGEFQQRDFSEAYERYHTESLQGRSKQELVRDYLDLERRLSQAEQETRRLQQLQGCPSRQPCQQVEELAAEVERLRTENRRLRQENEMWNREGSYCDQEKRAAEGTPWPKNEAPFQTHTGQPGHREAGDR; this is encoded by the exons ATGGCCACTCTGAACCATACCAACTGTAATACAGCGTCACCAGCTGCCCTGGAAGAGGCAAAG aCTTCCGGTGGTCTTCGGAGCCCCCAGATAGCCCATGAACCTCATGACTTTGGTGGTTCCCAGCTTCTGCCACCGGGAAGAGAGATTCAGTCAGAGGATGaagggactgccccacctggcgATGGCTCAAGTTGTAACATTAGGGGTTCTCGAACCCAGAGCCCAGGGGGTGGTTCAGTGGAGGCAGTGCTGGCCCGAAAGAAGCACCGTAGGCGGCCATCGAAGCGCAAGCGGCACTGGCGGCCATATTTGGAGCTGAGCTGGGCTGAGAAGCAACAGCgagatgagaggcagagccagagggCCTCTCGGGTCCGCGAGGAGATGTTCGCCAAAGGCCAGCCCCTGGCACCCTACAACACCACTCAGTTCCTCATGAATGACCGTGACCTTGAGGAGCCTAACCTCGATGTGCTCCATGGGCCCTCCCACGCAGGCTCCGGTGGGGAGAACGAAGCAGGGGACAGTGATGGGCAAGGCCGAGCCCATGGGGAATTTCAGCAGAGGGACTTCTCTGAGGCCTATGAGCGGTACCACACTGAGAGCCTTCAGGGCCGCAGCAAGCAGGAGCTGGTGCGAGACTACCTGGATCTAGAGAGGCGTCTGTCACAGGCTGAGCAGGAAACTCGGAGGCTCCAGCAGCTGCAGGGATGCCCCAGCAGGCAACCCTGTCAACAAGTGGAAGAGCTAGCTGCTGAGGTAGAGAGACTCCGGACTGAAAACCGGCGACTTCGTCAGGAGAACGAGATGTGGAACCGAGAGGGCAGCTATTGTGACCAGGAGAAGCGAGCCGCAGAAGGGACCCCTTGGCCCAAGAATGAGGCCCCGTTTCAGACCCACACAGGCCAGCCGGGTCACAGGGAGGCAGGTGACAGATGA